The Orrella daihaiensis genome contains the following window.
CAGACCCAAGTGTCTGACGAACAAGCCCGCGACATGGTGTTGTTTATTTTGAGCTTGCAACAAAAGCCTCAATAGCATTTCGGGAGGTGTAGATGGCCATTGCAGTTTTTGGTGGCGGATGTTTTTGGTGCACGGAGGCGGTGTTTGCTGCGCTCGAAGGCGTGCAAGCGGTGGAGCCCGGTTATTGCGGCGGTCATGTTCAAAACCCGACATACGAACAGGTCTGTGAGAAGAACACCGGGCACATTGAGGTCATTCGTATCACTTATGATCCTGCGCTAATTAGCTATGAGTCTTTGCTAGAGGTCTTTTTTGCGACGCATGACCCGACAACGCCGGGGCGTCAGGGAAATGACGTGGGTCCGCAGTATCAGTCTGCGATTTTTTATCAGGACGCCTCGCAGCGCGAAGCTGCTAAAAAGATCATCGAGGCAATTGATGCTAGCGGTGAGTTTCGTGCGCCTGTTTGTACGGAATTGCTGCCTGAGGCGACATTTTGGGTTGCGGAGAGTTACCACCACGATTTTTTCCAGCGCAATCCCGGGCAGGGGTATTGCCAGTTCGTGATCGCACCTAAAGTGCAGAAGTTCAGATCGCAGTTCGCCGGTCGTCTCAAGCGTGGCTAAATAGTGACAAACGAGCTGTCACATGGATTCAGCAAAACTTTTTATGTACACCGTTTGACAGTCCAAAAAAACACGTGCATAATCTCGTTTCTCTGCTGAAACGTCGTTGCAAAAGCGACGTCAAAACAGAGAAACGCAGTCAGTAGCATGAGCAGGTTTCTTTGATCAGTTCGATCAAGATAATCCAAAATCACTACAGATTTGTTGCAGACCGACATTTATTAGACAGTCTGCAGCGGTTTGTTGATGATCGCTCTGGTAAGTGGCTGTTAGCGGTCCTACGACTGCATTTGCTCTTTAACAACGAAACAACCGATAAGTGTGGGCACTTGTTGTCTGTAGGCGTTGGGTGTTCTAGGTGGTGACTTGGTGTTGGGTTTACTTGACATGGGGTGGCTATCTGGAGGCGCGATGACCACAAGTAAATAGCAAGTGCTCACGAAGAAGAAGCAAGGTAAGGAAGTCTGCTGGAGAGATTTGGCAGATGACTTGTTTGTTTCTTTGAGTGAAGCGAGGTCTGTGCTGTGATAGGTGCAGGCCAACCAAACAGAGATTGAACTGAAGAGTTTGATCCTGGCTCAGATTGAACGCTAGCGGGATGCTTTACACATGCAAGTCGAACGGCAGCGCGGACTTCGGTCTGGCGGCGAGTGGCGAACGGGTGAGT
Protein-coding sequences here:
- the msrA gene encoding peptide-methionine (S)-S-oxide reductase MsrA, giving the protein MAIAVFGGGCFWCTEAVFAALEGVQAVEPGYCGGHVQNPTYEQVCEKNTGHIEVIRITYDPALISYESLLEVFFATHDPTTPGRQGNDVGPQYQSAIFYQDASQREAAKKIIEAIDASGEFRAPVCTELLPEATFWVAESYHHDFFQRNPGQGYCQFVIAPKVQKFRSQFAGRLKRG